One genomic segment of Mytilus galloprovincialis chromosome 5, xbMytGall1.hap1.1, whole genome shotgun sequence includes these proteins:
- the LOC143075878 gene encoding nacrein-like protein has protein sequence MELTFLCATLAAVSVSFVDGVGYMGVRPPSLKQCCYKDIDKAHFSYDNNLCEGPDNWCKVHPCWTTCASKKSQSPININTGLTRYKRYPRLKFEKILRRVLANVRNNGHAPYFEVHERYDDEITVRNVPERPRQKEYNFAQIHVQLGQDEKNGSEHSIDNVFKPMEAQVVFYDKDYEDVTDAKSKKRGLVVMSVMVEVYGQKPENDACGCDQETCTVRYARRLSALMEKYYEKVRRYPLASINPDFWTFLSLPKKCWYNRCGKTPTKEFIKNRCEKEEPDRRPFRVFEGITPLDVLPYDTNRFYTYSGSLTSPPCYETVQWIVYKCPIKVSAKAFKMLQLVEDSHLKPLPQLGTRRPQQNMNVPVYRSYLK, from the exons ATGGAACTTACATTTTTGTGCGCTACCCTTGCGGCAGTGTCAGTGTCCTTCGTTGATGGAGTTGGATATATGGGTGTTAGACCTCCATCTCTGAAACAATGTTGCTATAAAGACATAGACAAGGCTCATTTCAGTTACGACAACAATTTATGTGAAG GACCAGATAACTGGTGTAAAGTTCATCCATGTTGGACGACCTGCGCATCAAAGAAGAGCCAATCACCTATCAACATTAACACAGGTTTAACTCGTTATAAAAGATATCCTAGGCTAAAGTTCGAAAAGATACTTAGAAGAGTTCTTGCAAACGTTCGAAATAATG GTCATGCACCGTATTTCGAGGTTCATGAAAGATACGATGACGAGATAACTGTACGTAATGTCCCAGAGAGACCAAGACAGAAAGAGTATAATTTTGCTCAGATACATGTTCAACTTGGGCAAGATGAAAAGAATGGATCTGAACATTCTATTGACAACGTATTCAAACCGATGGAG GCTCAAGTAGTATTTTACGACAAAGACTATGAAGATGTTACTGACGCTAAATCAAAGAAAAGGGGACTTGTAGTGATGAGTGTTATGGTAGAG gtATATGGACAAAAACCGGAAAATGATGCATGTGGG TGTGATCAAGAAACATGTACAGTCAGATATGCAAGGAGGCTTAGTGCATTGAtggaaaaatattatgaaaaagttCGACGTTACCCACTAGCATCGATAAACCCTGATTTCTGGACCTTCCTTTCACTTCCAA AAAAGTGTTGGTACAACCGGTGTGGTAAAACACCAActaaagaatttataaaaaatagatGTGAAAAAGAAGAGCCAGATAGAAGACCTTTTAGGGTATTTGAAGGTATCACTCCACTAGATGTCCTTCCATATGACACAAATCGTTTCTACACATATTCAGGATCTCTCACTTCACCTCCATGTTATGAAACTGTACAGTGGATTGTTTATAAATGTCCAATTAAAGTTTCTGCCAAG GCTTTTAAAATGTTACAATTGGTGGAAGATTCACACTTAAAACCCCTACCACAACTTGGTACGAGAAGACCTCAACAg aatATGAACGTACCTGTTTACCGCAGTTATTTGAAGTGA